In Woeseia oceani, one DNA window encodes the following:
- a CDS encoding P1 family peptidase yields the protein MHPIQFLKLAVVVTVAVCTASLAVAEERPRAREAGLVVGVLPTGPLNAITDVEGVRVGHSTRIEGDDIRTGVTAIIPGPGNLYTHPVPAWLYVGNGYGKLVGATQIQEFGELETPVLLTCTLCVWSAANALKEWVYEQPGMGEHTVNPVVGETNDGAVNNMWADVIGHDEVYEALNTASSGPVAEGSVGAGVGTQAFAWKGGIGTSSRLLPQSLGGYTVGVLVQTNFGGVLTMNGAPVGRELGQYSYRAQLEKKGVDDRQEDGSIMMVVATDAPLTARALDRVAKRAMMGLARTGSFASNGSGDYVIAFSTNPDVRRPREGMEPFVAPSLTNEAMSPLFAATVEATEEAIYNAIFKATTVESSRGKREAIPLDDLMRVLKKHGVLNWDREMSPGN from the coding sequence ATGCACCCAATTCAATTTCTGAAGCTCGCGGTCGTTGTTACGGTCGCTGTTTGCACGGCATCGCTTGCGGTTGCCGAGGAACGACCCCGCGCGCGGGAAGCGGGTCTGGTGGTGGGCGTACTGCCTACCGGTCCGCTGAATGCAATCACCGATGTTGAAGGCGTCCGGGTTGGTCACTCAACCAGGATCGAAGGTGACGACATACGAACGGGTGTCACCGCGATCATTCCCGGCCCCGGCAATCTGTATACACACCCGGTACCAGCGTGGCTGTACGTTGGCAACGGTTACGGCAAGTTGGTGGGCGCAACCCAGATACAGGAGTTCGGTGAGCTTGAAACACCGGTATTGCTGACCTGCACCTTGTGCGTATGGAGTGCGGCCAACGCGCTGAAAGAATGGGTTTACGAACAACCGGGTATGGGCGAGCACACGGTAAACCCGGTGGTGGGTGAAACCAACGACGGTGCCGTCAACAACATGTGGGCTGACGTCATAGGCCATGATGAAGTTTACGAAGCACTCAACACCGCGAGCAGCGGCCCGGTAGCGGAGGGCAGTGTCGGTGCCGGTGTGGGAACACAGGCGTTCGCCTGGAAAGGCGGCATAGGAACCAGCTCTCGCTTACTGCCCCAATCGCTGGGCGGTTACACCGTTGGCGTGCTGGTACAAACAAACTTTGGTGGCGTGCTGACCATGAACGGTGCCCCGGTTGGGCGCGAGTTGGGCCAGTATTCCTACCGAGCCCAGCTCGAAAAGAAAGGTGTTGATGATCGCCAGGAAGATGGTTCAATCATGATGGTGGTGGCGACAGACGCGCCCTTGACAGCACGCGCCCTGGACCGCGTCGCCAAACGCGCAATGATGGGGCTGGCACGAACCGGCTCGTTCGCGAGCAACGGGTCCGGTGATTACGTAATCGCATTCTCGACAAACCCGGACGTACGTCGACCGCGCGAAGGCATGGAGCCGTTTGTTGCGCCATCGTTAACCAACGAAGCAATGTCACCGTTGTTTGCCGCAACGGTAGAAGCAACCGAGGAAGCGATCTATAACGCCATCTTCAAGGCAACGACGGTCGAAAGCTCACGTGGGAAACGCGAAGCGATTCCGCTGGACGATCTGATGCGGGTACTGAAAAAACACGGCGTGTTGAACTGGGACCGGGAGATGTCACCGGGGAATTGA
- a CDS encoding DUF5916 domain-containing protein, with translation MKKSEKRARSRGSWLGALLLVATGMSQAQTAGPSSPRPNSQAYPLATVPQLDGDVLNDPAWSNVVPTGDFWQIQPAEGQPASQKTEVFIGFTDDSLYIGMVAYDDNPAGIIVSDSRRDSELDNTDSFQILIDGMRDRQNGFVFGTNPAGLEYDGQVTKEGSSQTSTGGGGFNLNWDASWKVSAKISDIGWSAEFEIPFRTLRYSAGDAQDWGFNFQRNIRRNNEVAFWAPLSRQRTLYRVSEAGTVSGIDPPPQRNLKVTPYILGKAARGGMLSGTETDQEFGFDLKYSITPSLTLDATYNTDFAQVEADEQQVNLDRFSLFFPEKRPFFLENAGQFSVGNSEQVELFFSRRIGVGPGGIPLPIDGGVRLSGKVGSSTNIGFLHMAADGLDGVAPANNFTVARVNQELANRSSVGFLIVNRDGDGSITGDSSTDENQTYAIDGRWGIGDNLLLQGWAAATATPGMEGRETAYSVSGAYDSAEYNMGMGYTEVREGFNPEVGFLSRSEYRKGNANIMRRIRPDDMWGLLEIRPHISWNGYWDFEGFQETGYLHVDSHWEWKSGFEVHTGMNFTKSGVKDPFDIVPGVTVLPGTYDHREAQIVVMTDQSAPFSANVRTVIGGRFGGDRVTLEPTLKYRVGERFSSELSMQYNDFDLPVANGDFQVNLTRLRLSYSFTPKMLLQALVQYNDSRDVVGTNLRFSWLQSANSGLYLVYNEVDDRGIGAPPVGREFILKYSHIFDVFN, from the coding sequence GTGAAGAAATCTGAGAAGCGCGCCAGGTCGCGAGGGAGTTGGCTGGGTGCACTGTTGTTGGTAGCGACGGGCATGAGCCAGGCACAAACCGCCGGGCCTTCGTCGCCGCGGCCGAACAGCCAGGCGTACCCGCTGGCCACTGTGCCGCAGCTTGACGGCGACGTGCTGAACGACCCGGCCTGGAGCAACGTGGTTCCAACGGGTGATTTCTGGCAGATACAGCCGGCCGAGGGCCAGCCAGCCAGCCAGAAGACGGAAGTGTTCATCGGTTTCACCGACGATTCCCTGTACATCGGCATGGTGGCATACGACGACAATCCGGCCGGCATTATCGTTTCCGACAGCCGCCGCGACTCCGAGCTCGACAACACTGACAGCTTCCAGATTCTGATCGACGGCATGCGTGACCGACAGAACGGTTTCGTGTTCGGCACCAACCCGGCGGGTCTTGAGTATGACGGCCAGGTCACCAAAGAAGGCTCGAGCCAGACGTCGACCGGTGGCGGTGGTTTTAATCTGAACTGGGATGCGAGCTGGAAGGTCAGTGCAAAGATTTCGGATATCGGCTGGAGTGCGGAGTTTGAAATCCCGTTCCGGACTTTGCGCTATTCCGCGGGTGACGCTCAGGACTGGGGCTTTAACTTCCAGCGCAATATCCGGCGCAACAATGAAGTGGCGTTCTGGGCGCCGTTGTCCCGTCAGCGCACGCTCTATCGCGTGTCAGAAGCAGGCACGGTCAGTGGCATTGATCCGCCGCCGCAGCGCAACCTGAAAGTCACGCCTTACATACTGGGTAAAGCCGCACGCGGCGGAATGCTGTCAGGCACTGAGACGGACCAGGAGTTTGGCTTCGATCTTAAGTACTCAATTACCCCCAGCCTGACGCTCGACGCTACTTACAATACGGACTTTGCGCAGGTGGAAGCGGACGAACAACAGGTCAACCTGGACCGCTTCAGTTTGTTCTTCCCGGAGAAGCGGCCGTTCTTCCTCGAAAATGCCGGCCAGTTCTCGGTCGGAAATTCCGAACAGGTCGAGTTGTTCTTTAGTCGTCGCATCGGCGTGGGTCCGGGCGGCATACCATTGCCGATCGATGGTGGCGTGCGTCTGTCCGGCAAGGTTGGCAGCAGCACCAACATCGGCTTCCTGCACATGGCTGCCGACGGCTTGGACGGTGTCGCACCCGCGAATAATTTCACGGTTGCGCGGGTGAATCAGGAACTGGCTAACCGTTCATCGGTAGGTTTCCTGATCGTGAACCGCGATGGCGATGGCAGTATTACCGGCGACAGCAGTACCGATGAAAACCAGACCTATGCCATCGATGGCCGTTGGGGTATCGGTGACAATTTGTTGTTGCAGGGCTGGGCCGCGGCGACCGCGACACCGGGTATGGAAGGCCGTGAAACGGCCTATTCCGTGAGCGGTGCCTACGATTCCGCTGAGTACAACATGGGCATGGGGTACACGGAAGTCAGAGAAGGCTTTAACCCGGAAGTGGGCTTTTTGTCGCGCAGTGAATACCGCAAAGGCAACGCAAACATCATGCGCCGGATCCGTCCGGATGATATGTGGGGACTGTTGGAGATACGGCCACACATCTCGTGGAACGGCTACTGGGATTTTGAGGGTTTCCAGGAAACCGGATATCTGCACGTGGATTCGCACTGGGAATGGAAGAGCGGTTTCGAAGTGCACACCGGGATGAACTTCACGAAGTCAGGGGTTAAGGATCCCTTCGATATCGTGCCGGGGGTAACGGTATTGCCGGGAACCTACGACCATCGTGAAGCCCAGATTGTTGTCATGACAGATCAAAGTGCGCCTTTCAGTGCGAACGTTCGAACCGTAATCGGCGGCCGTTTCGGCGGCGACCGGGTGACACTGGAGCCGACGTTGAAATACCGCGTGGGAGAGCGCTTCAGTTCCGAGCTGTCAATGCAGTACAACGATTTCGACCTGCCTGTCGCGAACGGTGATTTCCAGGTCAACCTGACGCGACTGCGCTTGTCGTATTCATTTACGCCCAAGATGTTGTTGCAGGCGCTGGTGCAGTACAACGACAGCAGGGATGTGGTCGGTACCAACCTGCGGTTCTCCTGGCTGCAGTCGGCCAACTCCGGACTGTACCTTGTGTACAACGAAGTGGACGATCGTGGCATCGGCGCGCCGCCCGTCGGTCGCGAGTTCATTCTCAAGTACAGCCACATTTTCGACGTCTTCAACTGA
- the cuyA gene encoding D-cysteate sulfo-lyase, translating into MLLSRFPRVSLAHLPTPLEHLPHLSKHLGGPDIYVKRDDCTGLGTGGNKTRKLEFLMADAIDKKATAIITQGAVQSNHARQTAAAACKLGMSCDLVFEKRVGDAPESYKNSGNVLLDRIYGARIREVEKGSDMNAEMEAVAEQLRAQGETPYIIPGGGSNVIGALGYIDCALEIMSQANSASLPVDHIVHATGSAGTQAGLIVGLKATHSGIPLLGIGVNAPKELQEEKVYKLAMETAEYVGAPGVVKRADVIANCDYVGPGYGVPTEAMNEAVLLIARLEGLLVDPVYSGKGLAGLIDQIQNGVLAGARHVVFVHTGGSAGLFGYSELLKTD; encoded by the coding sequence GTGCTCTTATCCCGTTTCCCCCGCGTTTCCCTGGCTCACCTGCCGACTCCACTGGAGCATTTGCCGCACTTGAGTAAACACCTCGGTGGCCCGGACATTTACGTGAAACGCGATGACTGCACGGGGTTGGGTACCGGCGGCAACAAGACCCGCAAGCTCGAATTCCTGATGGCCGATGCGATCGACAAGAAAGCCACGGCAATTATCACGCAGGGCGCAGTGCAGTCGAACCATGCGCGGCAGACCGCCGCCGCGGCCTGCAAACTGGGTATGAGTTGCGACCTGGTTTTCGAAAAGCGTGTCGGCGATGCGCCGGAATCCTACAAGAACTCGGGCAACGTCCTGCTGGACCGGATTTACGGCGCGCGCATTCGCGAAGTAGAGAAGGGCAGCGACATGAACGCCGAAATGGAAGCTGTTGCTGAGCAGCTGCGGGCGCAAGGTGAGACGCCATACATCATTCCCGGCGGTGGCTCGAACGTGATCGGCGCACTGGGCTACATCGATTGCGCGCTGGAGATCATGTCGCAGGCGAACAGCGCCAGCTTGCCGGTCGACCACATCGTGCACGCGACCGGCAGTGCCGGCACGCAGGCGGGTTTGATTGTCGGGCTGAAAGCAACCCACAGCGGCATTCCGTTGCTCGGTATCGGCGTGAACGCGCCAAAAGAATTGCAGGAAGAGAAGGTCTACAAGCTGGCGATGGAAACGGCCGAGTATGTTGGTGCGCCGGGGGTTGTGAAGCGCGCCGATGTCATCGCGAATTGCGACTACGTCGGACCGGGTTACGGCGTGCCGACCGAGGCCATGAACGAGGCCGTGCTGCTGATCGCCCGTCTTGAGGGGTTGCTGGTCGATCCCGTGTACAGCGGCAAGGGGCTGGCCGGCCTGATCGATCAGATCCAGAACGGTGTCCTGGCTGGCGCCAGGCACGTGGTGTTCGTGCACACCGGCGGCTCGGCGGGTTTGTTCGGTTATAGCGAATTGCTCAAGACCGATTAA
- the cuyB gene encoding cysteate racemase, with translation MSKEKTVGVLGGMGPDATLDFMRKVIALTPAERDQDHIRMLVDHDPKVPSRQNASVEDDARIRENLAQMAERLEAAGADFLVLVCNTAHGWLDRALQRISIPFINIIDVTVRTIAEGQGNVRKVGIMATPACLDAALYQDALESAGLVPLPIEGDLRTETMALIDRVKAGDQSSAVSAGMAEVARRLVEQGADAIIAGCTEIPLVLKQEQVTVPLISSTDELARRTVSLALGESPLRAQLTH, from the coding sequence TTGAGCAAGGAAAAAACCGTCGGTGTACTCGGAGGAATGGGTCCGGATGCCACGCTCGACTTCATGCGCAAGGTCATCGCCCTGACGCCCGCTGAACGCGATCAGGATCATATCCGCATGCTGGTCGATCATGACCCCAAAGTACCCAGCCGGCAGAATGCATCGGTTGAAGATGACGCGCGCATTCGCGAAAACCTCGCGCAGATGGCGGAACGGCTGGAAGCCGCCGGTGCCGACTTTCTGGTACTCGTGTGCAACACGGCGCACGGCTGGCTGGATCGTGCTTTGCAACGCATTTCCATTCCGTTTATTAATATTATTGATGTGACCGTGCGGACCATTGCCGAGGGTCAGGGCAACGTTCGCAAGGTCGGCATCATGGCAACACCGGCGTGTCTGGACGCGGCGCTGTACCAGGACGCGCTGGAGAGCGCCGGGCTGGTCCCGCTGCCGATTGAAGGCGACCTGCGGACAGAAACGATGGCGCTCATTGATCGCGTCAAAGCCGGCGATCAGAGCAGCGCGGTTTCCGCCGGGATGGCCGAGGTTGCCCGACGACTTGTCGAACAGGGCGCGGATGCCATCATTGCCGGTTGCACTGAGATCCCGCTGGTCCTGAAGCAAGAGCAGGTGACTGTGCCGCTCATATCATCCACTGACGAACTTGCACGACGTACGGTCAGCCTCGCGCTGGGCGAGTCGCCGTTGCGCGCTCAACTTACACACTAA
- a CDS encoding FAD-dependent oxidoreductase — MTSRRTLLQSLAALPLVGACAGPRISSQQNYTPSGLPLHRVLVSPDRVVRVVTGLRPYRPTGFVVRAEKLGDKAIIHNYGHGGGGITLSWGTSHMALELAMQSEQRRCAVLGCGAVGLASARLLQRHGWDVTIYARDLPPETTSNIAGAQWSPASLYDDGFDDPRFFNDLGIAMRHSYREFQHLVGRHYGVSWVSNYVLSDQPPTGGDIHSRYPDMFPERRALTAMQHPFPAKHGLHFDTMFIEPPVYLPAIMHDYHAAGGKITIRNFQDKQELLTLDEQVIINCTGLGSRNLFDDQDLIPVKGQLVVLKPQADINYLMIKRGIYMFPRQDGVLLGGTFEKNEWSLTPDPAATARILREHAAFFREMDDPWASPWDSSAA, encoded by the coding sequence ATGACGTCGCGCCGCACACTCCTGCAATCACTCGCTGCCCTGCCACTCGTTGGCGCCTGCGCAGGCCCGCGTATTTCGAGCCAGCAAAACTACACGCCATCGGGTCTGCCCTTGCACCGGGTGCTCGTATCTCCGGATCGCGTCGTACGCGTCGTTACGGGTCTGCGACCATACCGTCCGACGGGGTTCGTGGTACGGGCTGAGAAGTTGGGCGACAAGGCCATCATTCACAATTACGGCCACGGCGGCGGAGGTATCACGCTGTCGTGGGGAACCTCGCACATGGCGCTGGAGCTGGCCATGCAAAGCGAGCAACGGCGCTGTGCAGTACTGGGGTGCGGCGCCGTCGGCCTTGCCAGTGCACGCCTGCTGCAACGGCATGGCTGGGATGTAACGATTTACGCCAGGGACCTGCCGCCGGAAACCACCTCGAACATCGCGGGCGCGCAATGGTCGCCCGCTTCACTGTATGACGATGGTTTTGATGATCCGCGGTTCTTCAATGACCTCGGCATTGCCATGCGGCATTCCTACCGCGAATTTCAGCACCTGGTTGGCAGGCACTACGGCGTTAGCTGGGTCAGCAACTACGTATTGTCCGACCAACCGCCAACCGGCGGCGACATACACTCCCGCTACCCGGACATGTTCCCGGAACGGCGGGCGCTGACGGCGATGCAACACCCTTTTCCCGCTAAGCACGGGCTGCATTTCGACACGATGTTCATCGAGCCGCCGGTGTACCTGCCAGCCATCATGCACGACTATCACGCGGCGGGCGGGAAAATCACCATCCGCAATTTTCAGGACAAACAAGAGCTGTTGACGCTGGACGAGCAGGTCATCATCAATTGCACCGGGCTTGGCTCCCGCAATCTGTTCGATGATCAGGACCTCATACCGGTGAAAGGCCAACTGGTGGTGCTGAAGCCGCAAGCGGATATCAACTACCTGATGATCAAGCGCGGCATTTACATGTTTCCACGCCAGGACGGCGTGCTGCTGGGCGGAACCTTCGAGAAGAATGAATGGTCACTGACGCCTGACCCGGCCGCCACCGCACGCATACTCCGCGAACACGCTGCGTTCTTCCGCGAGATGGACGACCCGTGGGCATCGCCCTGGGACAGCTCGGCGGCGTAA
- a CDS encoding YceK/YidQ family lipoprotein: MRKYLLLTLFMLGGCASSMNHTGHAGMNMGGSDEPSAFLDPIELYPEMLGEYSRPISSNNATAQAYFDQGMQLRYAYAVDAAARSFRAAWAADPNCAICYWGEAWSLGSYLNGAKSAAKAPYALAAAQKAAELRAHANPVERALIDAIQVWHINNYDPATRRNEDQKFADAMADVHKQYPNDLDVTAVYGAALFLLEPRRGTRAMDDPSVMHLHKILEGALAQDLTHPGACHLYIHATESTVRPDLALPCAEHLGNAIPGASHINHMPSHTWNEIGRWGDSVRANTQAWHSDLKAAAGKGVAIYESHNLHMLLFAASFDGQGAVATQAGKDYAKITGNTMYEVLTLIRFGRFDEVPGISERPQEPVAAALWDFAQGYAALRNGDSRQAKSLHSKVRRYVETTNDTFRFHPASQVVGTVAHILEGEILRAEGNLDGAINAFQASASVEDAMEYDEPEPLPFAARHWLGAALLEAGRNAEAEAAYRAELADHPHNGWSLFGLKQALAAQGKSDPEVDADFEQSWARSDVWIQSSRF; the protein is encoded by the coding sequence ATGAGAAAATACCTGCTATTGACCTTGTTCATGCTCGGCGGCTGTGCGAGCTCCATGAATCACACTGGACACGCCGGCATGAACATGGGCGGCAGTGACGAGCCCAGCGCGTTTCTCGACCCTATCGAGCTGTACCCGGAAATGCTTGGCGAGTACTCGCGCCCGATTTCCAGTAACAACGCCACAGCACAGGCCTATTTTGATCAGGGCATGCAATTGCGTTACGCCTACGCTGTTGATGCGGCAGCACGTTCGTTTCGCGCCGCATGGGCAGCCGATCCGAATTGCGCCATTTGCTACTGGGGCGAAGCCTGGTCACTCGGCTCGTATCTGAATGGCGCGAAGTCCGCGGCCAAAGCACCGTACGCGCTTGCTGCCGCGCAAAAAGCGGCTGAGCTGCGCGCTCATGCGAACCCCGTTGAGCGGGCATTGATCGATGCGATTCAGGTCTGGCACATCAATAATTACGACCCGGCAACACGCCGCAATGAAGATCAGAAATTTGCTGACGCCATGGCAGACGTGCACAAGCAATACCCGAATGATCTCGACGTTACCGCGGTTTACGGTGCCGCGCTGTTCCTGCTCGAGCCACGTCGCGGCACACGGGCAATGGACGACCCCAGCGTGATGCACCTGCACAAGATTTTGGAAGGTGCCCTGGCGCAGGACCTCACCCATCCGGGGGCCTGTCACCTGTATATCCATGCAACGGAATCCACGGTGCGCCCGGATCTCGCGCTGCCGTGCGCCGAGCACCTCGGCAACGCCATACCCGGCGCGAGCCACATCAATCACATGCCCTCGCACACCTGGAATGAAATCGGCCGGTGGGGTGATTCAGTGCGCGCCAACACGCAGGCCTGGCACTCGGACCTGAAAGCGGCAGCGGGTAAGGGCGTCGCCATTTACGAATCACACAACCTGCATATGTTGCTGTTTGCCGCGTCATTCGATGGCCAGGGTGCGGTAGCAACCCAGGCCGGCAAGGACTACGCAAAGATCACCGGCAACACGATGTACGAAGTGCTGACGCTGATCCGCTTCGGTCGCTTTGACGAAGTCCCCGGCATCAGCGAGCGACCGCAGGAACCGGTCGCAGCTGCATTGTGGGATTTCGCACAGGGTTACGCGGCCTTGCGTAACGGCGATAGCCGACAGGCGAAAAGCTTGCACAGCAAAGTTCGACGCTACGTCGAAACAACGAATGACACGTTCCGTTTCCACCCGGCCAGCCAGGTAGTCGGCACGGTGGCGCACATACTCGAAGGCGAGATACTCCGCGCCGAGGGTAATCTCGACGGCGCGATCAACGCGTTCCAGGCCTCGGCCAGCGTCGAGGATGCAATGGAGTACGACGAGCCGGAGCCACTGCCCTTTGCGGCCCGGCACTGGCTTGGTGCCGCGCTGCTGGAAGCCGGCCGGAATGCTGAAGCTGAAGCCGCTTATCGCGCAGAGCTTGCGGACCACCCGCACAATGGCTGGTCACTGTTTGGACTCAAGCAGGCCCTGGCCGCGCAAGGCAAGAGCGACCCGGAGGTGGATGCCGATTTTGAACAAAGCTGGGCACGGTCCGACGTCTGGATCCAAAGCTCGCGTTTCTAG
- a CDS encoding peptidyl-alpha-hydroxyglycine alpha-amidating lyase family protein translates to MYKKLSTLLLVAACSLPVCSWAQEHPYRPVDGWAKLPEGREWGSTSAVFVGPDDTIWVAERCGQNSCVGKDDVDPVLHYDRDGNLIKTFGAGMIVWPHGIFVDKDSNVWITDARGEGNRGHQVIKFDKNGRELMRLGKAGVAGDGPDEFNQPSDVLVAPNGDIFVADGHGSGGNNRIVKFDSRGRFIKTWGTTGAEAGEFRDPHALAMDSLGRLFVGDRGNSRTQIFDQDGKHLATWTQFGRPSGLYIDKDDMLYAADSESHVIWSGNWGWKRGIRIGSVHDAWVRYFIPDPLQPDPQTGGTTAAEGVAVDKDGNIYGAEVGPKQLRKYERLKWVMPTE, encoded by the coding sequence ATGTACAAGAAACTAAGCACACTGTTGTTAGTCGCCGCGTGCAGCTTGCCGGTTTGCAGTTGGGCGCAGGAACATCCGTACCGACCGGTCGATGGCTGGGCCAAACTGCCGGAAGGCCGTGAATGGGGCTCGACCAGCGCGGTCTTCGTCGGCCCGGATGACACGATCTGGGTAGCGGAACGCTGCGGCCAGAACAGTTGCGTGGGTAAAGACGATGTCGACCCGGTATTGCACTACGACCGCGACGGCAACCTCATCAAGACCTTCGGTGCCGGCATGATCGTTTGGCCGCACGGCATATTCGTCGACAAGGACAGCAACGTCTGGATCACGGATGCCCGCGGCGAGGGCAATCGCGGACACCAGGTCATCAAGTTCGACAAGAACGGTCGTGAACTGATGCGCCTTGGCAAGGCAGGTGTCGCGGGTGATGGGCCGGACGAGTTCAATCAGCCCTCGGACGTGCTGGTAGCCCCAAATGGGGATATTTTTGTGGCCGATGGGCACGGTTCTGGCGGAAATAATCGAATTGTAAAATTCGACTCACGTGGTCGCTTCATCAAGACCTGGGGCACGACCGGCGCTGAAGCGGGCGAGTTCCGTGACCCGCACGCGCTGGCGATGGATTCACTGGGCCGCTTGTTCGTTGGTGATCGTGGCAACAGCCGCACCCAGATCTTCGATCAGGACGGCAAGCACCTCGCGACCTGGACCCAGTTCGGCCGTCCAAGTGGCTTGTATATCGACAAAGACGACATGCTGTATGCCGCCGATTCGGAATCGCACGTGATCTGGTCGGGCAACTGGGGATGGAAGCGCGGCATACGCATTGGCAGCGTGCATGACGCATGGGTGCGTTACTTCATTCCTGATCCGCTGCAACCTGACCCGCAGACCGGTGGCACCACGGCGGCCGAAGGCGTTGCGGTGGACAAGGACGGCAATATTTACGGCGCCGAAGTGGGGCCGAAACAATTGCGCAAATACGAGCGTCTGAAGTGGGTCATGCCTACAGAATAA